The genomic stretch AGGATCGGGGCGTGGCCCGTCCACTCGCCGCCCCGGTGGGCCAGGATGATCTCGTCGTCGGCCAGGGCGGTCAGGCGGCGGATCAGGGCAGCGGTCTGCGTGGCCGACAGGGCCGTCGCGGCGGTCATGGCTTCACCGTGTCGTGCGGGTGGTCATACACCTTCTGGTCGCCCACGTGCGGCTCCTCGTTGACCCGCCCCGGCATCCGGCCGGCGCGTTTGAGTTCGCCCACGTGGCGGCCGATCACGCCGTAGGCCTGCTGCTGCTTGTAGGTCTTGTCCACGGCGGGCGCGAACCAGCTCTCGACCGTGCCGTGGTCGTCGTCGGTGCGGACGACCGCCGATTCCGGGAAGACCAGCCATGTCAGCGCGTCGGGGTGCTGCTCGCGGGCCAGCCGCAGCGCGTCACCGGGGCCGTGCGCCTCCACGGTACCCACCAGATCGACGAAGGTCATGGAACGCTTGCTGGTGCGCTTGATGCCCACATGGTAGGTGCCGGACTCGCCGGAGGTGTCCAGCACGGCAGGGGTCGTGGTCAGCTCCTCCGGCGTGGCGGTCAGGAGGTCGGCCCAGCGCACCGCCCACAGACTGACCGCCGCCGGCCGCCGCACGAAGACGTTGCGGGCCGTGTGCAGCGCGTGCTCGGGGTCGCCGGCATGGACGGAGCCGATGGCCTGGTGCGGCTTGCCGGGGGCGTCCTGCTTGAAGACCTCCCAGCGGGGCCATTGGGTGTCAGGGGATGGGGTGTGGGTCATGGGTTCCTTGAGTGGCAGGGTGGGAGGCTTGCGGTTTGACCCCTCGCTGCGCGCTCTGCGAGTCCGCCCCTCCGGGGCACCTCCCCTTAAGGGGAGCTGTCAGCGCAGCCGACTGAGGGGTCTCTTTTAGTCCGCCGCCACGCCCCGCGCACGATCTGCGTACGCCTGCAACGCCTCGCGCACCCATGCGCCGTCGTCGTGGGCGGCCTGTTTTGCGCCCAGACGTTCTTTATTCAGGCCGCGCTCGCCCTTGATGATCGCCCAGAACTCGTTCCAGTCGATGGAACCGTGAATCCAGTTGCCGCTGGCGTCCTGGTGCATGTCCGGATCGGGGATGGTCAGGCCGGCTTCCATGAGTTCAGGCACGTGCTCGTTGATGAACTCCTGCCGAACCTCGTCGTTGGACTTGAGCTTGATGCCCCAGCGGCTCAGCGCCCCGGTGTTGGGGCTGTCACTGTCGTGCGGGCCGAGCATCATCACGGCGGGCCACCACCAGCGGTTCAGGGCGTCCTGGGCCATGGCGCGCTGCTCGGGGGTGCCCTGGGCGTACCCGACGATCATTTCCTTGCCCTGCTTGTGGTGGAAGGTCTCCTCCGAGCAGATGCGCACCATGGCGCGGCTGTAGGGGCCGTAACTGCACCCGGCCAGCATGGTCTGGTTCTTGATGGCGGCCCCGTCGACCAGCCAGCCGATCATGCCGACGTCCGCCCAGCTCCGGGTGGGGTAGTTGAAGATGCTGCTGTACTTGGCCTTCCCGGAGAGCAGCGCCTGGAGCATGTCCTCGCGGGTGGCGCCCAGGGTCTCGGCGGCGTGGTAGAGGTACTGGCCGTGCCCGGCCTCGTCCTGCACCTTGGCCATCAGGATGGTCTTGCGCTTCAGGGTCGGGGCGCGGCTGATCCACTCGCCCTCGGGGAGCATGCCGACGACCTCGCTGTGGGCGTGCTGCGAGATCATGCGGATCAGCTGGCGGCGGTATTCGGCAGGCATCCAGTC from Deinococcus sp. AB2017081 encodes the following:
- the paaA gene encoding 1,2-phenylacetyl-CoA epoxidase subunit PaaA codes for the protein MTQPTTIHPGETPEQHAAFEARIARGEKIEAGDWMPAEYRRQLIRMISQHAHSEVVGMLPEGEWISRAPTLKRKTILMAKVQDEAGHGQYLYHAAETLGATREDMLQALLSGKAKYSSIFNYPTRSWADVGMIGWLVDGAAIKNQTMLAGCSYGPYSRAMVRICSEETFHHKQGKEMIVGYAQGTPEQRAMAQDALNRWWWPAVMMLGPHDSDSPNTGALSRWGIKLKSNDEVRQEFINEHVPELMEAGLTIPDPDMHQDASGNWIHGSIDWNEFWAIIKGERGLNKERLGAKQAAHDDGAWVREALQAYADRARGVAAD
- a CDS encoding phenylacetic acid degradation protein encodes the protein MTHTPSPDTQWPRWEVFKQDAPGKPHQAIGSVHAGDPEHALHTARNVFVRRPAAVSLWAVRWADLLTATPEELTTTPAVLDTSGESGTYHVGIKRTSKRSMTFVDLVGTVEAHGPGDALRLAREQHPDALTWLVFPESAVVRTDDDHGTVESWFAPAVDKTYKQQQAYGVIGRHVGELKRAGRMPGRVNEEPHVGDQKVYDHPHDTVKP